Proteins encoded by one window of Chroococcidiopsis sp. TS-821:
- a CDS encoding mechanosensitive ion channel family protein, with translation MNALIQEVQASLLQLLGNTIEALPAFAAAIIILFLTRYAANVTRRMTHVATKRVVKSQSLRSLLIQITHVATWVAGILLACVLAFPDLRLGDIIGLLGLGSVAFGFAFQDIFKNFLAGVLLLLNEPFRLGDQIIVNGSEGTVEDITIRSTQIRTYQGERVLIPNAIVFTSSVQVLTAMPHRRTDLELGVDYSTDLASAIDLLLETVKQVKGVLPSPPPEVDAVAFGDSAIELVVRYWSAPQKIQVRQTRTRVIIALKKACDQAGINIPYPIRTLYYYNQAQFNDRYPAKDRTDSHIN, from the coding sequence ATGAATGCTCTAATTCAAGAAGTACAAGCAAGTTTGTTACAATTGTTAGGTAATACTATTGAAGCACTTCCAGCCTTTGCCGCAGCAATTATTATTTTGTTTTTGACGCGTTATGCGGCGAATGTTACGCGCAGAATGACTCATGTAGCAACAAAGCGAGTAGTTAAAAGTCAATCGCTGCGATCGCTTCTTATTCAGATTACTCATGTTGCAACTTGGGTAGCCGGTATTCTCCTTGCGTGTGTTCTTGCATTTCCAGATTTGCGGCTAGGAGATATTATTGGTTTACTTGGCTTAGGTTCAGTTGCCTTTGGTTTTGCTTTTCAAGACATTTTTAAAAACTTTTTAGCAGGCGTGTTATTACTTTTGAATGAACCTTTCCGATTGGGCGATCAAATAATAGTTAATGGTTCAGAAGGAACTGTAGAAGATATTACGATTCGCTCGACTCAAATAAGAACTTACCAAGGGGAACGCGTACTGATTCCTAATGCGATCGTCTTTACAAGTTCGGTGCAGGTACTGACTGCAATGCCACACCGTCGAACTGACTTAGAGTTAGGCGTTGACTATAGTACTGATTTAGCAAGTGCAATTGATTTGTTGCTGGAGACGGTCAAGCAGGTTAAAGGTGTTTTGCCAAGTCCACCTCCGGAAGTTGATGCAGTAGCATTTGGTGATAGTGCAATCGAGTTAGTAGTGCGTTACTGGAGTGCCCCACAAAAAATCCAGGTACGCCAAACGAGAACGCGGGTAATTATTGCCCTAAAGAAAGCGTGCGACCAAGCTGGAATTAATATTCCTTACCCCATTCGGACACTTTATTACTACAATCAAGCGCAATTTAACGACC